The Maridesulfovibrio sp. genomic sequence CCGCGAATGACTCCAAGACCTGATGAATATGCATGGTTGTCTTGAACAAAATCAGTAGGCAACCCGTTTTCAGCAAAAACCTTTTTATTAAAGCTTTCCAGAAAAAAGCCCCGCCTGTCCCTGAAAACCTTGGGCTCTATAACCACAAGTCCAGGAAATTCCGTTTCAATCAACTTCACGCATATCCTCCAAGCATGAACACAGGTTACTGACACAAAAAACCGTTCCCCAAAATTAACCGAGAATTACCTGAGATCATGAAATGACACAACCTCATTTTTCACTTGATTGTCATATTTTTTATTATTTTCAGGTAGCTTCATGATATTCACTTTTCCTTTGGGGTCTGCTAGGCTTCACATGTATTTTTTTAGATTAGTTCTAATGCGAAGCACGCTTTTTTCTCAAACTTCAATAATTAATGGATTTAAGTATGCAAACAGCAGGTATGGCACTTAATGCACTGGATATAATTCTGATCGTAATCGCCGGAGCCCTTATATTCAGGGGATTGTTGCGGGGAATAGTCAGGGAGGCTATTTCTGTTTTTTCCTTAATTTTAGGTTTTTATCTGGCGGCAAAATACCACTATAAACTTGCCCCCTATTTCGAAACCTTTTTTGACGGCCCCGGAACAGTCAAGGCTTTCAGCTACCTTTCAATTATAGTAGCCACCATGTTTTTGGCTTTTCTTGTCGGCGTTACCATAAAAAAGATACTTACCGTTACCATGCTCAGCTGGGCGGATCAGGTACTCGGAGGCATACTGGGTTTTGTTGAAGCCATCATTATCGGCGGCATCATAATCGTAGTTTTGAACAGCTTCACTCCCAACTCTGAATTTTTGACTAACTCCAAGCTGGCCCCCAGAGTGATGTCCACCGCGAGCTTTTTCATCAGCTTTGCCCCGGAGAACGTACTCGATTCATTAGACATAAAGTCAATGTTTCCTGACCATTCCGAACTTACCAACCCTATAAGCGATACAATGTAAAAATGAGCACAAAATCTGTTGAAAAACTTAAAGATGTAATTTCCTCCCTGACCGCACCGGACGGCTGCCCATGGGACAAAGAACAAACCCCAAAAACACTCTGCGACTCAGTAATTGAGGAAGCCTTTGAGCTGGTTGACGCCATTCGCGCCGATGACAGGCAGGAAGTAATGGAAGAACTGGGCGATGTCATGTTTCTCCTGCTTTTCATCGCTCAGCGTTATGAAGAAGAAGGAGCCTTTACTTTTGCCGATGCAGTAGACTCCAGCGCAGCAAAAATGATCCGCCGCCATCCTCATGTCTTTGCGGATACCAAGGTTGAGGATCAGGAAGAACTTTTGCGTAACTGGGAAAAAATCAAACGCAGCGAAAAGAAGGGAGACAAGAAAATTTTCGATTCCCTGCCCAAAGGCTTGCCGCCCATGCTCAAGGCCTACCGCATCAACTCCAAAGCTGCACGCAGCGGCTTCACTTATGAATCTGACGAACAATGCCTCGGTCAGCTCAACAGCGAATGGAAAGAATGGAACAGCGCACTTGAATCTGGCGACAAAGAAGCCATTAACGAAGAATTCGGCGACTACCTGTTCACTCTTATCGAACTGGGGCGCAGAAACGGCATCAAAGCCAATTCCGCTCTGGACATAACCAACAACAAGTTCCTTAAAAGATTTGCCCAAATGGAAGATCTTGCCAAAGCTCAAGGAAAAGACTTTTCCGAGATGAGCCTCATTGAACAGAATGAACTCTGGGAGCAGGTCAAAAAATAGTCCTCTTCCCGCAAAAAAAGGCACCACATCCCCGTCTTATAGATTAAGGCGGGGATTTTTTTATTTTTTTATCAACTATTGTCAGCAGTTGATTAACAAGACTTAATTTTTCTTATTTTACCCTAAAGTATTTCAGCTTTAGTCCGATTAAACTGATAGGCGCGTATATTGCCCTTTTTCGGGAGGGGTTTATGGACGTAACAGGAATCAGCTCAACAATGGATACCGCACCTGCGGTAAGTGACAAGCAACTCTTCGGGGCTCAGGTTGTTACCAAAACGCTCGACTACATGAACTCCGATCAGTTCAGTTCTTCAACCAGCAGCGATTATGATTTCCAAAAAAGCGTTCTCAGTGCCGCATATTCCGGCGTTGGGACAATAGCTAACACTATAGCCTAAAAGGGCAGTCCGTGCGCCTGAATCGTAAAACCCGGCCATTACAGCCGGGTTTTATATTAGTATCTATGACGAAGAGACTCATTCCAAGGCAAGTCCGCCCTCCTGCCCTACTTCCCCATCATCAGGCAGCCACATTTGGCTCTTCCCTTTAAGCTGACCATAAGCACTCATGGCTTAGACATCACAACTCTGGATAGACCGGAATAAAATTTGCTAGAGTTAGGACATTCTGACATCGGTTTGACATAAAGGCGATTACTAGACTTTATGAAAAACGCAAAAAGGAAAGTCTCATGAAAAACATCATCTGGATTGTAATTGATACACTCAGGTCGGATATGCTGGCCTCCTGCCTTTCCGATACAGCTGTTCCCAACGCAATTGACAAGGTAATTGAACAAGGAGTTCTCTTTACCGACGTCATGACCACCGGTGCATCAACCAGAAATACAGCACCGGCATACTTTTCTGGTCTTCGCCCCGGACTGACAGGGATGACATACCCTTCCGTACAATCCATACGCAAATTCAAAGATGATGTCATAACCGTTACCGAGCATTTTAAGCACCACGGCTACCAGACCTTCCGCTGGGCGGACAGTAGTCTTGACTCCTGCCAGCCTAAACGTGGTTTTGATGTATTTGAAGCTGGGTACCCCAACATAAGGGACACTCCCAACAAAACATACGACAATAAGAAACGTGATGATTTCATCAAAAAAGTACGCCAAAGTAAAAAACCGTTTTTCGTAAATTTTCATCTCTATTGCATACACGATTTCGATGGTGAAAAAAAATCCAGCTGGACCACAGAAGATTACCTTTACATAATTTCCAGACAAGCAATTGAATTCAAATCGCTGTGGGATAAGATTTCCCCCGGCCCAGAAGATATTGCCGTCGTGACATCGGATCACGGCTGCATCCTTAATGAAAACTACGTCGAATACGACAAGGCAAAACCCGGGATGTTTACCAACAACAGAACTCGCGTTTTTGCATCTTTCATTGCCGACGGACTTGTTCCGGCTAAGAAAAATGAACTGATCCGCTCAATAGACATTGCACCGACCCTGCTTGATATGGCCGTGGGGGGAGACATGAAAGCTCAGGGCATCAGCCTGAAATCAGTCCTTGAAGGCGGGCCGGTTCCTGAACTGATAGGAATAGCTGAACGTGACAATGAGGATAAAGCAAGCTGCATCACAGACTATGCATGTGTACGCAAAAAAGACTGGGTTCTATATTTCAATAATGGAAAACCTGAAGCGCTTTATTCCAATGCGGAAACAGATTACGCGAAAGACCACATGGGTGAAGGACTGGAAATAGAGAAAGAACTATTCGATTTTTATAAGCAAACAGCCCTCGATGCTCCCAGAACGGCAAAAGAGCTTTACGAACAAAACGGCCTGTCCACTGAAGACATCAGAGGAGATATTGAAGCAAGCATCCTGCTACCCGTATTAAACTGGTCAGACAAAACCAGACTGGCTATCGAATCTCTTCTCGACCAGATCCTTCATACCGAACTTATTCTGCTGGACGCTGACCGTAGCGGCAAAGTGAAAGCAGCTGTTGAGAAACATTTTGGAGAGCGCTTGTTCCTGCGGCGCGTAGATGCAGGGGATATGAATCTTCAACAAATGCTGAACAAAGGCCTCGGACTTGCCACCGGCCCTTTCACTGTTACAGCCGTACCGGACTGCCAGTATACGGAAAATTTCTGCTACAGCCTGCGTGAAAATTTTCTGACCAAGCCGCATACCGTCCTCAGTTACCCCAACCTCAAGCGTTTAATCAGTGATAACCGGGAGATGGAATACATAGGCAGCAACGAATGTTTTGATGAACTGCTCTTTTCTCGTCTGGGCAGCAGCTTCGAACACAAGGCAAATACTGCTATATTCTCCCTTCCGCATTTTAATGAAATCGGAGCCTGCGCCATGTTCGAAACGGCAACTCTCCGCAATGCAGAAGGATTTGCCGAAAGCAGGACCGATGTACTGGGACAAACATGGCATAAGCTGAATCGTCTCGGCAGAATCAGGCATGTCAACAAAGGACTGGTCATATCAGAAGACAAGACAATTCTCAGACCGGCAATGCCCGGTGATACAACGCTGAACAATATTAAAATCAGCGTTATTGCCCCGCTGAAAGATGCTGCTGCAATAAAAATGATGCCCATGTTTATGGACATGCTCACCAAACAGAAAGAAAAGTCAATTGAGTTACTGGTGCTCAATTCAACAGGAAATCATGAATTCCTGACAACACTTGCCGAAAACTTTCCTAAACTGAAAACCAGGATAATAAGTTGCCCGGAAGGTGACAGCGAACTATTTAACTCCGGCCTGTTTTCAGCTCATGGTGAATATCTTTTCTGGACAGATATTTCTGATAAACTTCTGCCCCATACCCTTTCTTCACTATTGAGTCAGATAAACGGCAAAACAGATGTTACCGCAGTAAAATGCGGCTATATCCTGCATGGCGCGGACAAATCAGCGCAAGCCGTGCAACCGCTTACTCAAGTCCGTGAAATGATACGCGAGATTTGTGACCTCAGAGGATTACTGTATAGACGCCGCCTGCACAATGATGTGGGGATATTCAAACAGACGGCGGAAACTGAACTGGGTTGGGATATGTGTGTACGACTGGCTCTTGTAAAATCCTTTGAGTCCAGTGAGGAACCGCTGATTATTGCAGGCAGCCCTTACCAGTTCAACATGCAGCCGACCATGGAATCATATCTCAGAATACTCCGCAACACCATCAATTGCATGGGTAATAAAGTTGACATGGTCCGCCTATATGAGGACGACTTCAGCATACATAACGCAGGCAAAGCCCGTTACATCCTTGAAGAAGAGATGAAGACAACCCTTAAGCTCATAAATCAAAGCGGAATAAAATCCGGTGCGCTGTTAAGAGTTCCCAAAACGTATTAATGGAGTTAATTTCAGCGGACTTTTTAAAAGAACCCATAAGCCAAAAAAGACATTGAGACATTGGTCGATCTTTGATAATTCCGGTACCCCATGGCTACCCAAATAATTTACCTTACCCCGGCCGGAGCTACACTCCCCAGCGTTAGATTTCGTGTCCTGCCCTTTGTAGAGCTTGGTAACGGAAAGGGACTTGATGTTTCATGGCAACGTGTTCCTAAATCCATATTCAACCGTCTGGTTTTCTTCGCCCGTCTGCCCAAGGCAGAAATATATATCATTCAGGCCAAACTCTTTTCCGCACAAGAAATAAATGTGCTCAAGCACAAGTGCGATATGCTCGTGTTTGACTATGACGATGCGATCTGGACAATGCCTCCGTTCGACCTCGCCAACCTCAAGAAAAGACGCAAGGCCGCCAAATGTGCCAGCCGATTCGCCAACCAGTGTGCAAAGGCGGACCTGTGTATTGCAGGCAACCGCTTTTTGGCGGAAAAAGGGCACCACTACCAAGACAATATTGCTATCATTCCCACCGGACTCGATACAAAAAAATATGTTGCAGGCCGCAACAACCGTCCAAATTCCGTACCGGTAGTCGGCTGGATGGGAACTTCAAGCTATCTCGATTGGGTACAGGAACCGATTTCCAAACTTCAGCGTCATGTCGGCTCAATCCAATTTTCAATTATTTCCAACGCCCAATACACCGGAGAAGGAAAAGAACACGTTAAGTGGGCTGCATGGTCTTCAGAAAAAGAAGTCTCCCAGCTTCAAGCCATGGACATAGGTTTGATGCCGTTGGAAAACAACGAATATACCCGTGGAAAGTGTGGCTTCAAGATATTGCAATACATGGCGTGCGGCGTAGTTCCCGTGGCTGCAGATGTGGGTTTTAATGCCGAAATCATCGAACACGGAATAGACGGGTTTCTGGTCCGTACCCCGGAAGAATGGGAAATATACATCATGCGGCTGGCCGAAGATAATTCATTACGCCAAGCCATGGCCGAAGCTGCCCGCAAAAAAGTTGTAGCAGAGTTCGACATCAGGGTCATGGCCGATACCTTATGGCGTGCGCTCGGGGTTTAAGATTTCAGACCTTATCCGGCTTTTACGCCATGACCAACGAATTCATTACACGCCAACCGTCTAAGGCTCTCCAACAATATTCCCGGTGATTCCAAAAAAAATACCGCTGACCGCGCCATGCCGGACACTCCCGATCAGAGCGCAATTAGTACAGACTGGCCAGGCTCAACCACTGATAGCAACCATCACAATCCAGTTTCTGCTTCTGTTGTATTTTTGTGGACTTTGATAGCCCGCCACTAATTCAGAATGAATTTCTACTGATTGAGAGGAAGTCTTCAGGAAGACACCCTTAAGATACTTGTTTTGAATTATTCTTATGTATAATATGTATTTTATAACTTAGGAAAAATTCATAGAGTCCGGCGTTGGCTTTGGCTGTTTTACAAATAAGGAGTGCAAATGCATTGGTTTCGGTCCATAGGGATTCGATGCAAATTGATTATAATTTTTGTAGTCATCAAGGTTTTACCCCTTATTGCGCTGGCTTGGATTGCCTGGAATGGTCTGGTTCTTTTAGGCCAGTCTGTGGAAGATAAAATTACACGCATATCTGACGATACCCATGAAACAGTAAATGCAATAGGCAACACCGCAGTTGAAAGTTCCATCAGGGCTCTGGATTTAAAATCAAGAGAAGCTATTGAACGACTGACTACAGATACAGCCCGCAGCCTTGCCGCTTTTCTCTACGACAGAGACAACGATATTCGTTTAGCTGCCGGTATTGAACCTACCGAAGAAAATTTCCACAAATTTCTCGATCCGTTGATCAGACAAGTCACATTGCCCTTTCCCTGGGTATTGAATGAGTCCGGTGACGCATGGGTCCCCTCAGAACCCTGCTCTGGGAATAGAGCCGTCGTCGCGCGCAATTCCAACAACACCAAAGATTTTCATTCCCGTCCAGCAGAGCATTGCGGGATACGGATTAATATCCCGTTGTTTCTGGAAATGACTTTTGTCGACCTTGAAGGTCATGAACTGGTCAAGGTCGGAACATCTGACTTCCTGAGTAAAGAAAAAAAAGATATTTCGGACAAAGCCAACACATACTGCAAGGCGGAAGGCTATTTTACAGAACTCAAAAAACTGAAGCCCGGCGAAATTTATGTTTCCGAAGTTATCGGACCATACGTCGGAAGCCCGATCATAGGACCGTATACAAAGGCTTCCGCAGAAAAAAAAGGAATTCAATTTGAGCCGGAAAAAGCAGCCTACGCTGGCAAGGAGAATCCTGTTGGCAAACGATTTAAGGGGCTGGTGCGTTGGGCAACTCCGGTTGTCCGTGGCGGCAAGGTTGTCGGATATGTAACCTTGGCTTTGGACCATACGCATATAATGGAATTTTCAGACCATATCGTACCTACCGCAGAACGCTATTCCGCTATTTCCGACGCGTCCACGGGCAATTACGCTTTTATTTGGGATTACAAGGACCGCAATATTTCTCATCCTCGTGATTACTTTATCACCGGATATGATCCTCAGACAGGCTTGCCTGCGGTGCCTTGGCTTTCTGAGGAAATGTATGAGGATTTTCTTAAGAGCGGTAAAAATATTGCCCAATGGGAGAAGACCGCTCCTGTACTCAGAAATCAATCACTTGAAAAAAAACCGGCCCGAGAACTGACAGATGCCGGATTGCTGGGCTTGGACTGTCGTTACCTGAATTTTGCTCCTCAATGTGACGGTTGGAACAACCTGACCCAAAATGGCGGGTCCGGGTCTTTTGTCATTCTCTGGAGTGGATTATGGAAGCTGACTACTGCGGCAGCAATTCCATATCATACCGGAAGGTATTCCGGGCCGCGTGGATTCGGTTTTGTGACCATCGGCGCCAATGTGCGGGAATTTCACAAGGCCGCTACCGATACAGGTAAAAAAA encodes the following:
- a CDS encoding CvpA family protein; protein product: MQTAGMALNALDIILIVIAGALIFRGLLRGIVREAISVFSLILGFYLAAKYHYKLAPYFETFFDGPGTVKAFSYLSIIVATMFLAFLVGVTIKKILTVTMLSWADQVLGGILGFVEAIIIGGIIIVVLNSFTPNSEFLTNSKLAPRVMSTASFFISFAPENVLDSLDIKSMFPDHSELTNPISDTM
- the mazG gene encoding nucleoside triphosphate pyrophosphohydrolase, producing MSTKSVEKLKDVISSLTAPDGCPWDKEQTPKTLCDSVIEEAFELVDAIRADDRQEVMEELGDVMFLLLFIAQRYEEEGAFTFADAVDSSAAKMIRRHPHVFADTKVEDQEELLRNWEKIKRSEKKGDKKIFDSLPKGLPPMLKAYRINSKAARSGFTYESDEQCLGQLNSEWKEWNSALESGDKEAINEEFGDYLFTLIELGRRNGIKANSALDITNNKFLKRFAQMEDLAKAQGKDFSEMSLIEQNELWEQVKK
- a CDS encoding sulfatase-like hydrolase/transferase, with the translated sequence MKNIIWIVIDTLRSDMLASCLSDTAVPNAIDKVIEQGVLFTDVMTTGASTRNTAPAYFSGLRPGLTGMTYPSVQSIRKFKDDVITVTEHFKHHGYQTFRWADSSLDSCQPKRGFDVFEAGYPNIRDTPNKTYDNKKRDDFIKKVRQSKKPFFVNFHLYCIHDFDGEKKSSWTTEDYLYIISRQAIEFKSLWDKISPGPEDIAVVTSDHGCILNENYVEYDKAKPGMFTNNRTRVFASFIADGLVPAKKNELIRSIDIAPTLLDMAVGGDMKAQGISLKSVLEGGPVPELIGIAERDNEDKASCITDYACVRKKDWVLYFNNGKPEALYSNAETDYAKDHMGEGLEIEKELFDFYKQTALDAPRTAKELYEQNGLSTEDIRGDIEASILLPVLNWSDKTRLAIESLLDQILHTELILLDADRSGKVKAAVEKHFGERLFLRRVDAGDMNLQQMLNKGLGLATGPFTVTAVPDCQYTENFCYSLRENFLTKPHTVLSYPNLKRLISDNREMEYIGSNECFDELLFSRLGSSFEHKANTAIFSLPHFNEIGACAMFETATLRNAEGFAESRTDVLGQTWHKLNRLGRIRHVNKGLVISEDKTILRPAMPGDTTLNNIKISVIAPLKDAAAIKMMPMFMDMLTKQKEKSIELLVLNSTGNHEFLTTLAENFPKLKTRIISCPEGDSELFNSGLFSAHGEYLFWTDISDKLLPHTLSSLLSQINGKTDVTAVKCGYILHGADKSAQAVQPLTQVREMIREICDLRGLLYRRRLHNDVGIFKQTAETELGWDMCVRLALVKSFESSEEPLIIAGSPYQFNMQPTMESYLRILRNTINCMGNKVDMVRLYEDDFSIHNAGKARYILEEEMKTTLKLINQSGIKSGALLRVPKTY
- a CDS encoding glycosyltransferase family 4 protein, translated to MATQIIYLTPAGATLPSVRFRVLPFVELGNGKGLDVSWQRVPKSIFNRLVFFARLPKAEIYIIQAKLFSAQEINVLKHKCDMLVFDYDDAIWTMPPFDLANLKKRRKAAKCASRFANQCAKADLCIAGNRFLAEKGHHYQDNIAIIPTGLDTKKYVAGRNNRPNSVPVVGWMGTSSYLDWVQEPISKLQRHVGSIQFSIISNAQYTGEGKEHVKWAAWSSEKEVSQLQAMDIGLMPLENNEYTRGKCGFKILQYMACGVVPVAADVGFNAEIIEHGIDGFLVRTPEEWEIYIMRLAEDNSLRQAMAEAARKKVVAEFDIRVMADTLWRALGV